One Spiroplasma endosymbiont of Dioctria linearis DNA segment encodes these proteins:
- the guaA gene encoding glutamine-hydrolyzing GMP synthase, translated as MLNTQILIFDFGSQYTQLLARRVRNLNVYAEVIPFDKTKEDLKKYKDLKAIILSGGPNSVYLNEAYKIDKEIFNLGVPILGVCYGMQLITEMFGGKVELADSQEFGKAKLYIDDEKSLLFKKVSQNSQVWMSHADHLTKMPDGFKQIAHSDSSVAGIESEKRNIYGIQFHAEVTHSEKGIQILKNFIFDISKCKKDWEMKQFIENKIKEIKEIVGDEQVILGLSGGVDSSVAAALISKAIGRQLKCILVDTGLLRKDEAKKVMDLYNKEFDMDIKLVDASQEFYKVLKGQIDPEDKRKTIGKKFIEVFSEEARKMQGAKFLAQGTIYPDVIESSSNGHVSKTIKSHHNVGGLPKDLKFDLLEPLRELFKDEVRAVGRELGIPALMIDRHPFPGPGLGVRVIGEVTKEKCEILKEADDIFISNLIEANLYNEVSQAFVTLLPVKTVGVMGDNRTYDYVVALRSVNTIDFMTASSTHLPWDFLDKVVNEIINKVDGVNRVVYDITSKPPGTIEWE; from the coding sequence ATGTTAAATACGCAAATACTTATTTTTGATTTTGGAAGTCAATATACTCAATTGTTAGCAAGAAGAGTAAGAAATTTAAATGTCTATGCTGAGGTTATACCCTTTGATAAAACAAAAGAGGATTTAAAAAAATATAAAGATCTAAAAGCAATAATTTTATCTGGCGGACCAAATAGTGTCTATTTGAATGAGGCTTATAAAATCGATAAGGAAATATTTAATCTTGGAGTTCCAATATTAGGTGTTTGCTATGGTATGCAGTTAATTACTGAAATGTTTGGTGGTAAAGTTGAATTAGCTGATTCTCAAGAATTTGGTAAAGCTAAATTATATATTGATGATGAGAAAAGTCTATTATTTAAAAAAGTTAGTCAAAATTCACAAGTATGAATGAGTCATGCAGATCACTTAACAAAAATGCCTGATGGTTTTAAACAAATTGCTCATTCTGATTCATCAGTTGCAGGTATTGAAAGTGAAAAAAGGAATATCTATGGAATTCAATTTCATGCAGAAGTTACTCACTCTGAAAAAGGAATTCAAATTTTAAAAAACTTTATTTTTGACATTTCAAAATGTAAGAAAGATTGAGAAATGAAACAATTTATTGAAAACAAAATAAAAGAAATAAAAGAAATTGTTGGAGATGAGCAAGTTATTTTAGGTCTTTCTGGAGGAGTAGATTCATCAGTAGCTGCGGCTTTAATATCAAAAGCTATTGGTAGACAACTGAAATGTATTTTAGTAGATACTGGTTTATTAAGAAAAGATGAAGCTAAAAAAGTAATGGATTTATATAACAAAGAATTTGATATGGATATTAAATTGGTTGATGCAAGTCAAGAATTTTATAAAGTATTAAAAGGCCAAATTGATCCAGAAGATAAAAGAAAAACTATTGGTAAAAAATTTATTGAAGTTTTTAGTGAAGAGGCAAGAAAAATGCAAGGGGCAAAATTTTTGGCTCAGGGTACAATTTATCCAGATGTAATTGAATCATCAAGTAATGGTCATGTTTCAAAAACAATTAAATCACATCATAATGTTGGTGGCTTACCTAAAGATTTAAAATTTGATTTATTAGAACCGTTAAGAGAGTTATTTAAAGATGAAGTAAGAGCTGTGGGAAGAGAACTAGGAATTCCTGCTTTAATGATTGATCGTCATCCTTTTCCAGGACCTGGTCTTGGAGTAAGAGTTATTGGTGAAGTTACAAAGGAAAAATGCGAAATTTTAAAAGAAGCTGATGACATTTTTATTAGTAATTTAATTGAAGCTAATTTATATAATGAAGTATCTCAAGCATTTGTTACACTATTGCCTGTAAAAACAGTTGGTGTTATGGGAGATAATAGAACTTATGATTATGTGGTTGCATTGCGAAGTGTAAATACAATTGATTTTATGACAGCTTCAAGTACACACTTACCTTGAGATTTTTTAGATAAAGTTGTTAATGAAATTATTAATAAGGTGGATGGAGTTAATAGAGTAGTTTATGATATAACTTCAAAACCACCAGGAACAATAGAATGAGAATAA
- the guaB gene encoding IMP dehydrogenase, whose translation MNKNDLNGKIISEGITFDDVLLVPRYSEILPNDVSLKTKLTKNIELNIPIISSAMDTVTESKLAIEIARCGGIGIIHKNLSIEEQSLEVQKVKRNESGFITDPITIKKETIVEQANEIMATYKISGLPVVDDSGKLIGILTNRDLKYFEDFQAKVEVIMTKENLITGNPSTTLEQAKAILLKNRIEKLPIVDVNNTLVGLITTKDIDKAIDHPNACKDEKGRLRVGAAVGVGEDFMQRVDELVKAQADVIVIDSAHGHSKGIIDVIKKIRSKYKNLEIIAGNICTVQGAEALYKAGANGVKVGVGPGSICTTRVVAGVGVPQITAINDVFNWAKDKEITIIADGGIKYSGDIVKALAAGAHSVMMGSIFAGTEESPGEEIIANGKKYKTYVGMGSLVAMKRGSSDRYFQKGAKKLVPEGIEARVPFKGKMREVVFQLMGGLKSGMGYTGSKTIEQLRLETQFVKITNASLKESHPHDVELTKEAPNYNK comes from the coding sequence ATGAATAAAAATGATTTAAATGGAAAAATAATTAGTGAAGGTATTACTTTTGATGATGTTTTATTAGTACCAAGATATTCTGAAATATTGCCCAATGATGTTTCATTAAAAACAAAATTGACAAAAAATATAGAACTTAATATTCCAATAATAAGTTCCGCTATGGATACTGTAACTGAATCTAAGCTTGCTATTGAAATAGCAAGATGTGGTGGCATTGGAATTATTCATAAAAACTTATCAATTGAAGAACAATCTTTAGAAGTTCAAAAAGTTAAAAGAAATGAATCAGGGTTTATAACGGACCCTATTACAATTAAAAAAGAAACAATTGTTGAACAAGCAAATGAAATTATGGCGACCTATAAAATATCAGGGTTACCTGTTGTTGATGATAGTGGCAAATTAATTGGAATTCTTACAAATAGAGATTTAAAATACTTTGAAGATTTTCAAGCAAAAGTAGAAGTGATTATGACTAAAGAAAATTTAATTACAGGTAATCCATCAACTACATTAGAACAAGCAAAGGCCATTTTATTAAAAAATAGAATTGAAAAATTACCAATTGTTGATGTTAATAATACTTTAGTTGGTTTAATCACAACAAAAGATATTGATAAAGCAATTGATCATCCAAATGCTTGTAAAGATGAAAAAGGAAGATTAAGAGTTGGTGCTGCTGTTGGAGTGGGTGAAGACTTTATGCAAAGAGTTGATGAACTTGTAAAAGCCCAAGCAGATGTTATTGTTATTGATTCAGCTCATGGTCACAGTAAAGGTATTATTGATGTAATTAAAAAAATTAGAAGTAAATATAAGAACTTAGAAATAATTGCAGGAAATATTTGTACTGTGCAAGGAGCAGAGGCTTTATACAAAGCTGGTGCTAACGGAGTAAAAGTTGGAGTTGGTCCTGGAAGTATTTGTACAACAAGAGTTGTTGCTGGAGTTGGAGTTCCTCAAATAACTGCAATTAATGATGTATTTAACTGAGCCAAAGATAAAGAAATAACTATTATTGCTGATGGGGGAATTAAATATTCAGGTGATATTGTTAAAGCTCTTGCAGCAGGTGCTCATAGTGTTATGATGGGAAGTATTTTTGCAGGAACTGAAGAATCACCTGGAGAAGAAATAATTGCCAATGGTAAAAAATATAAAACTTATGTTGGAATGGGTTCACTTGTTGCTATGAAAAGAGGAAGTAGTGATCGTTATTTCCAAAAAGGTGCTAAAAAATTAGTACCTGAAGGTATTGAAGCAAGAGTTCCTTTTAAAGGAAAAATGAGAGAAGTAGTTTTCCAATTAATGGGTGGCCTAAAAAGTGGAATGGGTTATACTGGAAGTAAAACTATTGAACAACTACGCTTAGAAACTCAATTTGTAAAAATTACAAATGCTAGCTTAAAAGAAAGTCATCCTCATGATGTGGAACTTACAAAAGAAGCTCCAAACTATAATAAATAA
- the alaS gene encoding alanine--tRNA ligase, with product MKKLSANEIRKMWLDFFKSKDHYFLEPVSLVPVEDPSLLWINSGVATLKPYFDGRMNPPSPRLTNSQKSIRTNDIENVGVTARHQTMFEMLGNFSIGDYFKKEAIEFAWELLTSPKWFDINPDLLYITVFNEDQEAYDVWTKVIKIKEDHIFKGTRDTNFWDVGQGPCGPNTEIFFDRGEKWDPKKIGSKLLKDDIENDRYIEIWNIVFSQFNNDGNNNYTELPRKNIDTGAGFERLVSIFQEAPTNFETDIFFPTIQEVEKMCNKEFRYSIENYYNENKEQTKINTAFKVIADHVRAAVFAISDGVFPGNKDRGYIIRRLIRRSSVYGRKLGIKESFLYKLVDKVIGVMKDFYPYLIEKKDMVKEVIKQEELRFLKTLSKGYEHLETIINAEKKVTGKNALLLFESFGFPIELTTEIANEANVKIDLKSYEKLLEEAKQLARNSRKDDKAWNKQSAILTGLNVESEFVGYDLDECDSKVNFIFEDEKRLESVTNKVVFITLTKTPFYAEKGGQAADNGYLIDSQDNRHLVMDVKTGPNGQHIHKVQVNGTLKNGDIVKAIIDSEKRFYTMKNHSGTHILQAALQEVLGKETLQNGSYNDENGLRIDISYNRLPTPEEVVKIHSVIAREIKKEIPREIIHCSLKEAIEKHNALALFTEKYGKNVRVIKFGSFSCELCGGTHVANTKDIEDLLITNVESKGSGVFRYHAVTSHKEVSSYLEQLFIKQKLEIQIIIDKFNKFKLKVKNDLIEKEINKIMSLRATKENLVIIKQKVNDLKNSFKIYQKEIEEILIEEKLLKYSDIIPVKKENINLIELETNNLEMKEMKSLSDKLQNKFENLIIMLWNTNEKIFIVSVNDKIAKDNRAIDLFNNNKKFKVKGGGNNTFAQGKII from the coding sequence ATGAAGAAACTTTCTGCAAATGAAATTAGAAAAATGTGACTAGATTTTTTTAAATCAAAAGATCACTATTTTTTAGAACCTGTTAGTTTAGTACCTGTAGAAGATCCAAGTTTATTATGAATAAACTCTGGAGTTGCTACTTTAAAACCATATTTCGATGGAAGAATGAACCCTCCATCACCTAGATTAACAAATTCACAAAAATCTATTAGAACAAATGATATTGAGAACGTAGGAGTTACAGCACGACATCAAACAATGTTTGAGATGTTAGGTAATTTCTCAATTGGGGATTACTTTAAGAAAGAAGCAATAGAATTTGCATGAGAACTTTTAACTTCTCCAAAGTGATTTGATATTAATCCAGATCTTTTATACATAACTGTCTTTAATGAAGATCAAGAAGCCTATGATGTTTGAACTAAAGTTATTAAAATTAAAGAAGATCATATTTTTAAAGGAACAAGAGATACTAACTTTTGAGATGTAGGACAAGGACCATGTGGACCCAATACAGAGATATTTTTTGATCGTGGTGAAAAATGAGATCCTAAAAAAATTGGATCAAAACTTTTAAAAGATGATATTGAAAATGATCGATACATTGAAATTTGAAATATTGTTTTCTCACAATTTAATAATGATGGTAATAATAATTACACAGAGTTACCAAGAAAAAATATTGATACGGGTGCTGGTTTTGAGAGATTAGTTTCAATTTTTCAAGAAGCTCCAACTAACTTTGAAACTGATATATTTTTTCCAACAATACAAGAAGTTGAAAAAATGTGTAATAAAGAGTTTAGATACTCAATTGAAAATTATTATAATGAAAATAAGGAACAAACTAAAATTAATACAGCTTTTAAAGTAATTGCTGATCATGTTAGAGCAGCTGTTTTTGCTATAAGTGATGGAGTGTTTCCTGGAAATAAAGATAGAGGATATATTATTAGGAGACTTATTAGAAGAAGTTCTGTCTATGGAAGAAAACTAGGAATTAAAGAGTCATTTTTATATAAACTAGTAGATAAAGTAATAGGGGTAATGAAAGACTTTTATCCTTATTTAATTGAAAAAAAAGATATGGTTAAAGAAGTTATTAAACAAGAGGAATTAAGATTTTTAAAAACACTTTCAAAAGGTTATGAACATTTAGAAACTATTATTAATGCAGAAAAAAAAGTAACTGGTAAAAATGCATTATTGCTTTTTGAATCTTTTGGATTTCCAATTGAATTAACTACGGAAATAGCAAATGAAGCTAATGTAAAAATTGACTTAAAAAGTTATGAAAAACTTTTGGAAGAGGCAAAACAATTAGCAAGAAACTCAAGAAAAGATGACAAGGCTTGAAATAAACAATCAGCGATTTTAACAGGTTTAAATGTTGAAAGCGAATTTGTTGGCTATGATTTAGACGAATGTGATTCAAAAGTTAACTTCATTTTTGAAGATGAAAAAAGATTAGAGTCTGTAACAAATAAAGTAGTATTTATAACTTTAACAAAAACTCCTTTTTATGCTGAAAAAGGTGGGCAAGCTGCTGATAATGGTTACTTAATTGATTCACAAGATAATCGCCACTTAGTAATGGATGTTAAAACGGGTCCAAATGGCCAACATATTCATAAGGTTCAAGTTAATGGAACTTTAAAAAATGGTGATATTGTTAAAGCAATAATTGATAGTGAAAAGCGATTCTATACTATGAAAAATCACTCAGGTACACATATTTTACAAGCAGCTCTTCAAGAGGTTCTTGGAAAAGAAACTTTACAAAATGGTAGTTATAATGATGAGAATGGTTTAAGAATTGATATTTCATATAATAGATTACCAACTCCAGAAGAAGTAGTAAAAATTCACTCAGTTATAGCAAGAGAAATTAAAAAAGAAATTCCTAGAGAAATTATTCACTGTTCATTAAAAGAAGCTATTGAAAAACATAATGCCCTAGCATTATTTACAGAAAAGTATGGTAAGAATGTTAGAGTAATTAAATTTGGATCATTTTCTTGTGAACTTTGTGGGGGAACCCATGTTGCTAATACAAAAGATATTGAAGACTTACTAATTACCAATGTTGAGTCAAAGGGAAGCGGAGTATTTAGATATCATGCAGTAACTAGTCATAAGGAAGTGAGTAGTTATTTAGAGCAGTTGTTTATTAAACAAAAATTAGAAATTCAAATTATAATAGATAAATTTAATAAATTTAAATTAAAAGTTAAAAATGATTTAATTGAAAAAGAAATTAATAAAATAATGTCTCTAAGGGCAACTAAGGAAAATTTAGTAATTATAAAACAAAAAGTAAATGATTTAAAAAACTCATTTAAGATATATCAAAAAGAAATTGAAGAAATTTTAATTGAAGAGAAATTACTAAAATATTCTGATATTATTCCTGTTAAAAAAGAGAATATAAATTTAATTGAATTAGAAACTAATAATCTAGAAATGAAAGAAATGAAATCTCTTTCAGACAAATTACAAAATAAGTTCGAAAATTTAATTATTATGCTTTGGAATACAAATGAAAAAATTTTTATTGTATCGGTGAATGATAAAATTGCAAAAGATAATAGAGCAATTGATCTATTTAATAACAATAAGAAATTTAAAGTTAAAGGTGGAGGAAATAATACATTTGCTCAAGGTAAGATAATTTAA
- a CDS encoding lipoprotein, translated as MKKLLNILTSVTLIGSAATSVAACGGGEKKDPDLSTMQQEMLNGAEFISRLIVAGRHENLNYNVNEILSIFLTPTPTAMNMPISYNYEGKSINMAANINKFKNYLAPSLNYYNGDNYAGMFASYLMGMYEDDFYNEIINGKNGEYYFRDTFSKAGDQGYNKKNSNAMGYGAGLGKDINLSKNQDRRNLAWGIQDTGALSNYLLNLGFDGANPTDTNGTSSPKTSAGPNKGGTNGSGYAWYNSILMNNGATKSADYSQGWNAIGIPLTKGKLKGTDFKAADDELKSSINGIRFNSTGALITKVAGEQNINGFISMFGSMLENLSDTKNGALLTGEFINILFPMIRGEGVTNAATIMQAVGLSLIYNVWSGIKEINSELVSNPELSEIIERLDEPKKLFTSVPIVGDLPVTENIKVEALYKMSDRDKSVENHGTNAKDIVSVIETLTEIYNSYSNKQDFNDKFFINNDAPFYKSYSLIRKYIGEENWKDAMNGKNNDGGINLLNFAKQAFEMLTEKEVIDKFDSIVNAFDNKKSFRELSSVEKNNYLKLLGWNEEEGYIEGSLSGRIYNAMTNPEVHGQRDFKKFFDSFKYSVENAMGELHKPVLQYLTDDKYWKVNNFTINTTSNTQRAGKMEFDLNYTGNGDVTSNASKQTKKVEVNEKFNPYQTIAENQKKNWKPEIESKLDKEKIENSGQILGLKQQVVKEDELLKYDGLGNHSDYKPVNNSYKIVWENISKNPDSPYWVITSLKSFNASGQEFYNIY; from the coding sequence ATGAAAAAATTACTAAATATATTAACATCTGTAACCTTAATTGGTTCAGCTGCAACATCAGTAGCGGCTTGTGGCGGCGGGGAAAAAAAAGACCCAGACCTTTCTACTATGCAGCAAGAAATGCTAAATGGAGCAGAGTTTATTTCAAGACTTATTGTTGCTGGAAGACATGAAAATTTAAATTACAATGTTAATGAAATATTATCAATTTTCTTAACACCAACACCAACAGCTATGAACATGCCAATTTCTTATAATTATGAAGGAAAAAGTATAAATATGGCAGCAAATATAAATAAATTTAAAAACTACTTAGCGCCTTCTTTAAATTACTATAACGGTGATAATTATGCGGGAATGTTTGCTAGTTATCTTATGGGGATGTATGAAGATGACTTTTATAATGAGATAATAAATGGTAAAAATGGAGAGTATTATTTTAGAGATACTTTTTCAAAAGCAGGTGACCAAGGCTACAATAAAAAAAATAGCAATGCTATGGGTTATGGAGCTGGATTAGGTAAGGATATTAATTTATCAAAAAATCAAGATAGAAGAAATCTAGCATGAGGAATACAAGATACAGGAGCATTATCAAATTATTTATTGAATTTGGGTTTTGATGGTGCAAATCCAACTGATACAAATGGGACATCATCACCGAAAACTAGTGCAGGTCCCAATAAAGGGGGAACAAATGGTTCTGGTTATGCATGATATAACTCTATTTTAATGAATAATGGAGCTACAAAGAGTGCAGATTATAGCCAAGGTTGAAATGCAATAGGAATTCCACTTACAAAAGGAAAATTAAAGGGAACAGACTTTAAAGCAGCAGATGATGAACTTAAATCAAGTATTAATGGAATTAGGTTTAACTCAACAGGAGCTTTAATTACAAAAGTAGCAGGAGAACAAAATATAAATGGATTTATTAGTATGTTTGGCTCAATGTTAGAAAATTTATCAGATACAAAAAATGGAGCTTTATTAACTGGAGAATTTATAAATATTTTATTTCCAATGATAAGAGGTGAAGGTGTTACTAATGCTGCAACTATAATGCAAGCTGTAGGATTATCTTTAATTTATAATGTTTGAAGTGGAATTAAAGAGATAAACTCAGAGTTAGTTTCAAACCCTGAATTATCAGAAATAATTGAAAGACTGGATGAACCAAAGAAACTATTTACATCAGTACCAATTGTAGGAGACTTACCAGTTACAGAAAATATTAAAGTTGAAGCATTATATAAAATGTCAGATAGAGACAAATCAGTAGAAAATCATGGTACAAATGCAAAGGATATTGTTTCAGTAATTGAAACTTTAACAGAAATTTATAACTCTTATTCAAATAAGCAGGATTTTAATGATAAATTTTTTATAAACAATGATGCTCCATTTTATAAATCTTATTCATTAATTAGAAAATATATAGGAGAAGAAAATTGAAAAGATGCAATGAATGGAAAAAATAATGATGGAGGTATAAACCTTTTAAATTTTGCAAAACAAGCATTTGAGATGTTAACAGAAAAAGAAGTAATTGATAAATTTGATTCTATAGTTAATGCATTTGATAATAAAAAAAGCTTTAGGGAGTTATCAAGTGTTGAAAAAAATAATTATTTAAAGTTATTAGGATGAAATGAAGAAGAAGGATATATAGAGGGATCTCTTTCAGGACGTATTTATAATGCTATGACAAACCCTGAAGTTCACGGACAAAGAGATTTTAAAAAATTCTTTGATAGTTTTAAATATTCTGTAGAAAATGCTATGGGAGAGCTTCATAAACCAGTTCTTCAATATTTAACTGATGATAAATATTGAAAGGTTAATAATTTCACAATTAATACAACAAGTAATACACAAAGAGCAGGTAAAATGGAGTTTGATTTAAATTATACTGGTAATGGAGATGTTACCTCTAATGCAAGTAAGCAAACTAAAAAGGTTGAGGTTAATGAAAAATTTAATCCATATCAAACTATTGCTGAGAATCAGAAAAAAAATTGAAAACCTGAAATTGAAAGTAAATTAGATAAAGAAAAAATTGAAAATTCAGGACAAATTTTAGGATTAAAGCAACAAGTTGTTAAAGAAGATGAACTATTGAAATACGATGGTTTAGGAAATCATTCTGATTATAAGCCAGTAAATAACTCATATAAGATAGTGTGAGAAAATATTTCTAAAAATCCTGATTCACCATATTGAGTTATTACATCCTTAAAATCATTTAATGCAAGCGGTCAAGAATTCTATAATATTTATTAA